A part of Phaseolus vulgaris cultivar G19833 unplaced genomic scaffold, P. vulgaris v2.0 scaffold_19, whole genome shotgun sequence genomic DNA contains:
- the LOC137817183 gene encoding uncharacterized protein, producing the protein MGLADLIAIPNIADRLKAPEKVSDKVLGPKSNAWCEFHQSFGHSLDSCLALGYQLNDLVKSGFLNDYLLDKRTGQASSSQLMSSEGQQHEMPTHGEIHTIAGGFSGDGCTASQRKKYARSVMAVDVFEDHSPDVDITFTKEDLRDVVPHDNDPIVVSLVTAGRKVHRVLVDQGSSADVMFWQTFTKLQ; encoded by the coding sequence atggggttggcggacctgatcgccattcccaacatagctgacaggcttaaggcgcctgagaaagttTCAGATAAGGTGCTAGGACCAAAATCGAACGCATGGTGTGAATTCCACCAAAGTTTTGGTCACTCCCTTGATTCGTGCTTGGCCCTAGGATACCAACTCAACGATTTGGTCAAGAGCGGCTTCTTGAATGActacctgctggacaagaggacgggGCAAGCGTCGAGCTCTCAGCTGATGAGCAGTGAGGgccagcagcatgagatgcccactcacggcgagatccacaccatcgctggaggtttctcgggtgatGGATGTActgcatcgcagaggaagaaatatgcaaggtctgtgatggcagtagatgtgttcgaagaccactcgccagatgtggacattacgttcacaaaggaggatctcagggacgttgtgcctcatgacaacgatcccatagttgtcTCGctagtcacggcgggaaggaaggtccaccgggtgctggtggatcaaggaagctcggcagatgtcatgttctggcagACTTTCACCAAGCTACAATGA
- the LOC137817184 gene encoding uncharacterized protein, giving the protein MDAELRSTRKEASDLRQKLHLQLQEKIDLESKLVPYRLKVADLEAAKKAEASRVENLEKRSADREILFGKVEKERDNALAELAEAREEAKKIAAELAQARDEGKKAAEELARAREEEEELKKQTHELEQSAAQVLTAGFDAALEQVACQYPELDLSMVSISNEVVDGKIVPSKD; this is encoded by the coding sequence ATGGACGCGGAGCTAAGAAGCACGCGCAAGGaagcctccgatctgcgccagaaactgcacctccaactccaagagaagatcgacttggagagcaagctggtcccaTATAGGCTCAAGGTGGCAGATTTGGAGGCTGCAAAAAAGGCGGAAGCGTCCAGGGTGGAGAACCTCGAGAAGAGATCGGCAGATCGGGAGATTCTCTTTGGGAAGGTCGAGAAGGAAAGGGACAATGCTCTCGCCGAGCTCGCCGAAGCTCGCGAGGAGGCCAAAAAGatcgctgcagagctggcccaagcTCGGGACGAAGGCAAAAAAGCTGCTGAAGAACTCGCTCGAGCTcgtgaggaagaggaagagctGAAGAAGCAAACACACGAGCTCGAGCAGAGCGCTGCCCAAGTCCTCACCGCCGGGTTTGACGCCGCTCTGGAGCAAGTAGCATGCCAGTACCCGGAGCTCGACCTTTCCATGGTGTCGATcagcaacgaggtggtggatgggaagattgtaCCCTCTAAAGACTAG